The following proteins come from a genomic window of Spongiibacter tropicus DSM 19543:
- the folD gene encoding bifunctional methylenetetrahydrofolate dehydrogenase/methenyltetrahydrofolate cyclohydrolase FolD has product MAAQILDGKALAASWEQQLAERVSVLKEKSSGKTPILATILVGDDPASATYVKMKGNACRRVGMDSMAVEMPSSTTTEELLAKIDELNNDPNVHGILLQHPVPAQIDERACFDAIALSKDVDGVTCLGFGRMAMGEEAYGCATPKGIMRLLEHYNIEIEGKHAVVVGRSAILGKPMAMMLLEANATVTICHSRTQNLPELIKQADIIVGAVGKPEFIKADWIKDGAVVVDAGYHPGGVGDIELAPLAERVAALTPVPGGVGPMTINTLIFQSVESGEKALA; this is encoded by the coding sequence ATGGCGGCACAGATTCTGGACGGCAAAGCACTGGCGGCAAGCTGGGAACAACAACTCGCTGAGCGGGTGTCAGTACTCAAGGAAAAGTCCAGCGGCAAAACCCCGATTCTCGCCACCATTCTGGTGGGCGACGACCCCGCCTCTGCGACCTATGTAAAGATGAAAGGCAACGCTTGCCGACGCGTCGGCATGGACTCTATGGCGGTTGAGATGCCATCGAGCACCACGACCGAAGAACTCCTGGCAAAAATCGACGAACTGAACAATGACCCCAACGTTCACGGCATTCTCCTGCAGCACCCAGTACCCGCCCAGATTGATGAGCGCGCCTGTTTCGACGCGATTGCCCTGAGCAAAGACGTCGACGGCGTCACCTGCCTCGGCTTTGGTCGCATGGCGATGGGTGAAGAGGCCTACGGCTGCGCCACGCCCAAGGGCATTATGCGCCTGCTGGAACACTACAACATTGAGATTGAAGGCAAGCATGCTGTTGTCGTTGGCCGCAGCGCCATCCTTGGCAAGCCGATGGCAATGATGCTGCTCGAAGCCAACGCCACCGTGACCATCTGCCATTCCCGCACACAAAACCTGCCGGAACTGATCAAACAGGCCGATATTATTGTGGGCGCAGTGGGCAAGCCGGAATTCATCAAAGCTGACTGGATTAAAGACGGTGCCGTCGTAGTTGACGCTGGCTACCACCCCGGCGGGGTTGGTGATATCGAATTGGCACCTCTCGCTGAGCGCGTAGCCGCCCTCACCCCGGTACCCGGTGGCGTTGGCCCGATGACCATCAACACCCTGATCTTCCAGAGTGTTGAATCCGGCGAAAAAGCCCTGGCCTGA
- the cysS gene encoding cysteine--tRNA ligase: protein MTIQIYNTLSRKKAPLSPIEPGVVKMYVCGMTVYDYCHLGHARVLVAFDVISRFLRAKGFDLTYVRNITDIDDKILRRADENGEDYTALTSRFINAMHEDAERLGIAPPDAEPRATAHIGDILAMIDKLIDGGYAYAASNGDVYYRVSRFEGYGKLSGKNPEELLSGARIAVDEAKEDPRDFALWKAAKAGEVSWPSPWGEGRPGWHIECSAMSTCCLGDNFDIHGGGPDLVFPHHENEIAQSEAATGKPYANTWMHAGAVRVDNEKMSKSLGNFFTIREILDKYHPEVVRYFLISSHYRSAINYSEDNLQIARQNLERFYHALKGLPLTAPTPYAELPQDNDTVRRFDAAMCDDFAAPEALAVLFDLVREMNNARAAGNTEVLAEQAQLLRSLGAVLGIFGCEAEAFLQAGGEGELAGEQIEALIAERAQAKKDRNFSRADEIRQSLLDQGVVLEDSREGTTWRRS from the coding sequence ATGACAATCCAGATTTACAACACCCTGAGCCGCAAGAAAGCCCCTCTGAGCCCGATCGAGCCGGGCGTGGTCAAAATGTATGTGTGCGGAATGACGGTGTATGACTACTGTCACCTCGGGCACGCGCGGGTTCTGGTGGCGTTTGATGTCATCAGTCGATTCCTGCGGGCAAAGGGTTTTGATCTGACCTATGTGCGCAATATCACCGATATCGACGACAAGATTTTGCGCCGCGCCGATGAGAACGGTGAAGATTACACCGCGCTGACCAGCCGGTTTATCAATGCCATGCACGAAGATGCCGAGCGTTTGGGGATTGCGCCGCCGGATGCCGAGCCGCGCGCCACCGCACATATCGGCGATATTCTGGCTATGATCGACAAACTGATTGACGGTGGCTATGCCTATGCGGCCAGTAACGGTGACGTGTATTACCGTGTCAGCCGCTTTGAGGGCTACGGTAAGCTGTCGGGCAAGAACCCCGAAGAACTGTTGTCCGGTGCGCGGATTGCCGTAGACGAAGCCAAGGAAGATCCGCGTGATTTTGCGCTGTGGAAGGCGGCCAAGGCGGGTGAGGTGAGCTGGCCTTCGCCCTGGGGCGAGGGGCGGCCCGGTTGGCATATTGAATGCTCGGCCATGTCGACCTGCTGCCTGGGGGATAACTTTGATATTCACGGCGGCGGCCCAGATCTGGTGTTCCCGCATCACGAGAACGAAATTGCCCAGTCCGAAGCGGCCACTGGAAAACCTTACGCCAACACCTGGATGCACGCTGGCGCGGTACGCGTGGACAATGAAAAGATGTCCAAATCACTGGGCAACTTTTTTACTATTCGTGAAATTCTGGACAAGTACCACCCGGAGGTGGTGCGCTATTTCCTGATTTCCAGCCACTACCGCAGCGCGATAAATTATTCAGAGGACAACCTACAGATTGCCCGCCAGAATCTGGAGCGCTTTTACCATGCCCTGAAAGGCCTGCCGCTGACTGCGCCAACGCCCTATGCAGAACTGCCTCAGGACAATGATACGGTGCGCCGCTTCGACGCGGCGATGTGCGATGACTTTGCGGCGCCAGAGGCGCTGGCTGTGCTGTTTGACCTGGTGCGCGAGATGAACAATGCGCGTGCGGCTGGCAACACCGAAGTGTTGGCTGAGCAGGCGCAGCTGCTGCGCTCATTGGGCGCGGTGCTGGGCATTTTTGGCTGTGAGGCAGAGGCCTTTTTGCAGGCCGGTGGTGAGGGAGAGCTGGCTGGAGAGCAGATTGAGGCGCTGATTGCCGAGCGCGCGCAGGCCAAGAAAGACCGCAATTTTTCCCGGGCCGATGAAATCCGTCAGTCGCTGCTGGATCAGGGGGTCGTACTGGAAGACAGCCGTGAAGGGACGACTTGGCGCCGCAGCTGA
- a CDS encoding VC0807 family protein, protein MPQPAKGKPRHSAFTNLIFNILVPTLILTKFSDEGSLGPQLSIVIALAFPLSFGTWDFIQTRRANVFSILGFVSTLLTGGISLLELDPQYIAIKEASIPGLIGLATLISLYTPYPLIKTLLFNDEVVDTERVNQALDEHNAHANFEVALRRATYLLAFSFFLSATLNYILAKVLLVSPPGTPEYSAELGKMTGLSFPVIALPCTVVMMAALFYLMRRVRQLTALELEQIFRLHQE, encoded by the coding sequence ATGCCTCAGCCGGCCAAGGGCAAACCACGGCATAGTGCCTTTACCAATCTGATTTTCAACATTCTGGTGCCGACGCTGATTTTAACCAAGTTCAGCGATGAGGGCTCACTCGGACCACAACTCAGCATTGTCATTGCCCTCGCCTTTCCGCTGAGCTTTGGCACCTGGGACTTTATCCAAACCCGTCGTGCCAATGTGTTCTCGATTCTCGGCTTTGTCAGCACACTGCTGACAGGCGGCATCAGCCTGTTAGAACTCGACCCTCAGTATATTGCTATCAAGGAAGCCAGCATCCCGGGGCTCATCGGTTTGGCAACGTTAATCTCACTATACACGCCATACCCCCTTATCAAAACGCTGTTATTCAATGACGAGGTTGTTGACACGGAGCGCGTCAACCAAGCGTTGGATGAGCACAATGCTCACGCCAACTTCGAGGTTGCGCTGCGCCGAGCCACATACCTGCTGGCCTTTTCGTTTTTCCTGTCGGCAACATTGAACTATATCCTTGCCAAGGTACTCCTAGTTAGCCCTCCAGGCACGCCCGAGTACAGCGCCGAGCTGGGCAAAATGACCGGCCTCAGCTTCCCGGTTATCGCCCTCCCCTGCACGGTGGTGATGATGGCCGCCCTGTTTTATCTCATGCGACGGGTGCGCCAGCTCACGGCACTGGAACTGGAACAGATTTTTCGCCTACATCAGGAATAA
- a CDS encoding DUF1289 domain-containing protein → MSDLLGRVATPCIGVCSTGIGDDVCRGCKRFCHEVINWNSYSQEQKRSIDQRLDRFLVQVMEDKLHIVNAELLAWQLDVQRVRYPAQKAPHIWLFQLLRAGAGQIQEPRQYGFLVDAAWQDQSLLQIREAIDREFYLLSQAHYERYIGRYIQKQEG, encoded by the coding sequence TTGTCTGATCTGCTTGGCCGTGTGGCAACCCCCTGTATCGGCGTATGTTCGACGGGTATCGGCGATGATGTCTGCCGGGGCTGTAAGCGTTTTTGCCACGAGGTGATTAACTGGAACAGCTACAGTCAGGAGCAAAAGCGCAGTATCGATCAGCGCCTGGACCGTTTTCTGGTACAGGTAATGGAAGACAAATTGCACATTGTGAATGCCGAATTGCTGGCCTGGCAGTTGGATGTGCAGCGGGTGCGTTATCCCGCGCAGAAAGCGCCGCATATCTGGTTGTTTCAATTACTGCGGGCCGGGGCAGGGCAGATTCAGGAGCCGCGCCAATACGGCTTTCTGGTCGATGCGGCCTGGCAGGACCAAAGCCTGTTGCAGATCCGCGAGGCCATTGATCGTGAGTTTTACCTGCTCTCGCAAGCTCACTACGAGCGCTATATCGGGCGCTATATTCAAAAACAGGAAGGCTGA
- a CDS encoding UDP-2,3-diacylglucosamine diphosphatase, giving the protein MRCLFISDLHLEEERPAISRAFFHFLKHDAANADALYILGDFFESWIGDDDSSPLISNVKQALKTLSDRGCALYFMRGNRDFLVGQDFCDNVGATLLSDPTIIELDGEATLLMHGDSLCTGDAEYMQFREMARSPAWQQQVLSKSLNERRALAKQLRMASSEANSNKAEDIMDVTPAEVLEQLRQHNCHRLIHGHTHRPARHALALDGKPGERIVLGDWDQRGWVLESTPDKLELRHFPIDANSDQTA; this is encoded by the coding sequence ATGCGCTGTCTGTTTATTTCAGACTTGCATCTGGAAGAGGAGCGCCCGGCCATCAGCCGGGCGTTTTTCCATTTCCTGAAGCACGACGCTGCCAACGCCGATGCGCTGTACATTCTCGGCGACTTTTTCGAGAGCTGGATTGGTGATGACGACAGCAGCCCACTGATTAGCAACGTCAAACAGGCCCTCAAAACCCTGAGCGACCGCGGCTGTGCCCTGTACTTTATGCGCGGCAATCGCGACTTTCTGGTGGGACAGGATTTTTGTGACAACGTCGGCGCCACACTGCTGAGCGATCCAACGATTATTGAACTGGACGGCGAAGCGACACTATTAATGCACGGCGACAGCCTGTGTACCGGCGACGCCGAGTATATGCAGTTTCGGGAAATGGCCCGCTCCCCCGCTTGGCAGCAACAGGTTCTGAGCAAATCGCTGAACGAACGTAGAGCGCTGGCAAAGCAATTGCGAATGGCCAGCAGTGAGGCCAATAGCAACAAGGCCGAAGACATTATGGATGTCACTCCGGCAGAAGTACTGGAGCAACTGCGTCAACATAACTGCCACCGGCTTATTCATGGACACACTCACCGCCCTGCCCGCCATGCACTGGCACTGGACGGCAAACCCGGCGAAAGAATCGTGCTGGGCGATTGGGATCAGCGCGGCTGGGTACTGGAAAGCACACCGGACAAACTCGAACTGCGCCATTTCCCGATCGACGCCAACAGCGACCAAACAGCGTGA
- a CDS encoding pyridoxine 5'-phosphate synthase has translation MTALSINLNKIALIRNSRDTEYPSVIEHAQRCIDAGADGITVHPRPDQRHIRADDCYALAEMLSVEFNIEGNPLAAPMKSDRQGVSDYPGFLEIVRRTRPAQCTLVPDNNSQLTSDHGFDLTRDGDMLAPIIGELKSLGCRVSLFMDPIEEQIRLASDIGADRIELYTGPYAAAYGRAEQHEVLTRFTEASVVAADCGLGLNAGHDLNLHNLATFKTAMQELLEVSIGHAFTVDAIELGLDAAIKAYLACLR, from the coding sequence ATGACAGCCCTGAGCATCAACCTGAACAAAATTGCCCTGATCCGCAACTCTCGGGACACTGAATACCCCAGCGTTATCGAACATGCCCAGCGCTGCATCGATGCCGGTGCCGATGGTATAACCGTGCACCCTCGACCGGATCAACGTCACATTCGCGCGGATGACTGTTATGCCCTCGCCGAGATGCTGTCTGTTGAATTCAATATCGAAGGCAACCCACTCGCGGCACCGATGAAGAGCGACCGCCAGGGCGTCAGTGATTACCCGGGCTTTTTAGAGATTGTCCGCCGTACTCGCCCGGCTCAGTGCACTCTGGTCCCCGACAACAATAGCCAACTGACTTCGGATCACGGCTTTGACCTGACACGTGACGGTGACATGCTCGCCCCCATTATCGGCGAACTGAAGTCACTCGGCTGTCGAGTCAGTCTGTTTATGGATCCGATTGAAGAACAGATCCGCCTGGCAAGCGATATCGGCGCCGACCGCATCGAGCTTTATACCGGCCCCTATGCCGCTGCCTATGGTCGCGCAGAACAACATGAGGTACTCACAAGATTTACCGAGGCCAGCGTAGTTGCTGCCGACTGCGGCCTGGGATTAAATGCCGGTCACGACCTGAACCTGCACAACCTCGCCACCTTTAAAACTGCCATGCAGGAACTGCTGGAAGTCTCTATTGGGCACGCCTTTACCGTCGATGCAATCGAACTGGGACTGGATGCCGCCATCAAAGCGTATCTCGCCTGCCTGCGCTGA
- a CDS encoding peptidylprolyl isomerase, with translation MVIFKTNFGDIKIELDFDKAPKTAENFKQYVEEGFYDGTIFHRVIDGFMIQGGGFEPGMKQKATREPIENEADNGLKNDLGTLAMARTMDPHSASAQFFINVKDNDFLNHSGKTMQGWGYAVFGKVTDGMDVINQIKGVRTTSAAGHQDVPAEDVIIEKAEWQD, from the coding sequence ATGGTTATCTTTAAAACAAATTTTGGCGACATCAAAATTGAACTGGACTTCGACAAGGCGCCCAAGACCGCCGAAAACTTCAAGCAATACGTCGAAGAAGGCTTCTATGATGGCACCATTTTTCACCGCGTGATCGACGGCTTCATGATTCAAGGCGGCGGCTTCGAGCCCGGCATGAAACAGAAAGCCACCCGCGAGCCGATTGAAAACGAAGCCGACAACGGCCTGAAAAACGACCTCGGCACGCTGGCCATGGCCCGCACCATGGACCCGCACTCTGCCAGCGCGCAGTTCTTCATCAACGTAAAAGACAATGACTTCCTGAACCACAGCGGCAAAACCATGCAAGGCTGGGGTTACGCGGTATTTGGTAAAGTCACCGACGGCATGGACGTGATCAACCAAATTAAAGGTGTTCGTACCACCAGCGCCGCCGGCCACCAAGATGTGCCCGCCGAAGACGTCATCATCGAAAAAGCGGAATGGCAAGACTAA
- a CDS encoding tRNA-(ms[2]io[6]A)-hydroxylase — translation MAIDISEVLDFLPCETPQAWVDAALEHPEELLIDHANCEKKAAGTALNLMFRYVDKLDLLNKMSRLAREELRHFEQVLAIMKKRGVEYRHVSSSRYANGLRELARSSDPGKLIDILICGALIEARSCERFAKIAPHLDDELRDFYLSLLKSESRHFKDYLTLAAAYAGEPIDERVAVFRQREQELIESADTAFRFHSGPPCAA, via the coding sequence ATGGCAATCGATATTTCCGAAGTTCTCGATTTTCTCCCCTGCGAAACGCCGCAAGCGTGGGTAGATGCCGCTCTAGAACACCCGGAAGAGCTGTTGATTGATCACGCCAACTGTGAAAAGAAGGCGGCGGGAACGGCCCTTAATCTGATGTTTCGCTACGTCGATAAGCTGGATTTGCTCAATAAAATGTCGCGGCTGGCCCGCGAGGAACTGCGGCATTTCGAGCAGGTACTGGCGATTATGAAAAAGCGTGGCGTGGAATACAGGCATGTGTCGTCGTCTCGCTATGCCAATGGTCTGCGCGAGTTGGCGCGCAGCAGTGATCCGGGCAAGCTGATTGATATTCTGATTTGTGGCGCACTGATTGAGGCGCGCAGCTGCGAACGTTTTGCCAAAATTGCGCCCCATTTGGACGATGAGCTGCGAGATTTTTATCTGTCGCTGCTGAAGTCGGAGTCTCGGCACTTCAAAGACTATCTGACCCTGGCTGCAGCCTATGCCGGAGAGCCGATTGACGAGCGGGTTGCGGTTTTTCGGCAGCGAGAGCAGGAGCTGATTGAGTCGGCAGACACGGCATTCCGCTTTCACAGTGGGCCGCCGTGCGCGGCCTGA
- a CDS encoding TIGR04211 family SH3 domain-containing protein has protein sequence MINALQQFIKVEITVKKPMLFGLLAMLLAGGAYAETRYISDKIYVPLRVGEGSKYRIVHRGLPSGTPLDLLENNEDSGYAKVRTQGGVEGWLPSHYLVSTPVARDQLKAAETQLAKLSEANKSLRDKLNSSTESTEKSSAIIGQLEEENAALANELEELKRISANAIKLDSDNRRLLESNQMLSSEVDVLKTDNARLRENKENEFFLNGAFAVLIGVMIALIAPRLMPKRRSEWV, from the coding sequence ATGATTAATGCCTTACAGCAATTTATTAAAGTGGAAATTACTGTGAAAAAACCGATGCTCTTCGGCCTGCTGGCAATGCTTTTAGCTGGCGGCGCCTATGCAGAGACTCGCTACATCAGCGATAAAATCTATGTGCCGCTGCGTGTGGGCGAAGGCAGCAAATACCGGATCGTCCACCGCGGCCTGCCCAGCGGCACGCCGCTGGACCTGCTGGAGAACAACGAAGACAGTGGTTACGCCAAAGTCCGCACCCAAGGCGGTGTTGAAGGCTGGCTGCCGTCGCACTACCTGGTCAGCACACCGGTTGCGCGAGACCAACTGAAAGCCGCTGAAACACAGCTTGCCAAGCTCAGCGAGGCCAACAAATCACTGCGCGACAAGCTCAACAGCAGCACCGAGAGCACCGAGAAATCCTCTGCAATAATCGGGCAGCTTGAAGAAGAGAATGCCGCGCTTGCCAATGAGCTTGAAGAGCTCAAGCGCATCTCCGCCAACGCCATCAAACTGGATAGCGACAACCGGCGCCTGCTCGAGAGCAATCAAATGCTGAGCAGCGAAGTCGATGTCTTGAAAACCGACAACGCCCGCCTGCGCGAGAATAAAGAGAACGAATTCTTCCTCAACGGTGCCTTTGCGGTATTGATCGGTGTAATGATTGCCCTGATCGCTCCGCGCCTGATGCCGAAGCGCCGCTCGGAATGGGTGTAG
- a CDS encoding YciI family protein: MLYAIISEDIDNSLEKRLAARPAHLARLESLKDEGRLVLAGPHPHIDSENPGDAGFSGSLVVAEFSSLQDAQQWADADPYIEAGVYAHVEVKPFKKVLP; the protein is encoded by the coding sequence ATGCTTTACGCCATCATCAGCGAAGATATCGACAACAGCCTCGAAAAACGCTTGGCCGCACGCCCGGCACACTTGGCTCGACTGGAATCCCTGAAAGACGAGGGCCGCTTGGTTCTGGCCGGCCCACATCCCCATATCGACAGCGAAAACCCCGGCGACGCTGGCTTCAGCGGAAGCCTGGTGGTAGCCGAATTCAGCAGCCTGCAGGACGCGCAGCAATGGGCCGATGCCGACCCCTATATAGAAGCTGGCGTCTATGCCCACGTCGAGGTAAAGCCCTTCAAGAAGGTTCTACCCTGA
- a CDS encoding lysophospholipid acyltransferase family protein: protein MAKRQRKPKVIGPGQKAARGILIGFMHGLFALTRSVRFQNAPEIENPCVIAVFHDELLPLCNYFAHSNANTIASQNHFGYAIGKALERYGYTVALGSPSRGGRDAFFQLLRGAKSASATVFTVDGSRGPRHEMKPGAVALARKTKLPLYLMRVEYRGWRIASTWDKFKVPYPFAKVRFYWEQFPLEDYASEEDVEKITEDAGQRLRDLLADDYRADS from the coding sequence GTGGCAAAGCGACAACGTAAGCCCAAGGTCATCGGTCCTGGGCAAAAGGCCGCTCGCGGCATTCTGATCGGCTTTATGCACGGCCTGTTTGCGCTGACGCGCAGCGTGCGCTTTCAGAATGCCCCGGAGATTGAAAACCCCTGCGTGATTGCCGTGTTTCACGATGAGCTGCTGCCCCTGTGCAACTATTTTGCACACAGCAATGCCAACACCATCGCCTCGCAAAACCACTTCGGTTACGCCATTGGCAAAGCGCTAGAGCGCTATGGCTACACCGTGGCATTGGGCTCGCCCAGTCGCGGCGGTCGCGATGCCTTCTTTCAGCTCCTTCGGGGGGCCAAAAGTGCCTCGGCAACGGTATTCACGGTTGATGGCTCGCGGGGGCCTCGGCACGAAATGAAGCCCGGCGCAGTGGCACTGGCACGCAAAACCAAACTTCCGCTCTACCTGATGCGCGTGGAATATCGCGGCTGGCGCATTGCCTCTACCTGGGACAAGTTCAAGGTACCCTATCCCTTCGCCAAAGTACGCTTTTACTGGGAACAGTTCCCGTTAGAGGATTACGCCAGCGAAGAGGACGTGGAAAAGATCACGGAGGATGCCGGACAACGCCTGCGTGACCTGCTGGCAGACGACTATCGGGCCGACTCCTGA
- a CDS encoding peptidylprolyl isomerase, with protein sequence MNSVKHRPGRFAWVLLALTLLAPHSQANDSQTVSNPVATLHTSKGEIVIELLADKAPITVDNFLNYAKSGFYDGTIFHRVMRRFVVQGGGFTVDMVEKPNGEPIVNESKASGLRNDRWTVAMARTDDPNSARSQFFINMRMNLSLDARAGRDGYAVFGRVIEGQHVARDISNVRTHRLGDYDDVPVENVLLERVTITEAKEAAAAP encoded by the coding sequence GTGAACTCCGTCAAACATCGCCCAGGCCGATTCGCCTGGGTACTGCTCGCACTCACCCTGCTTGCTCCTCACAGCCAGGCCAACGACTCACAAACTGTCAGCAACCCCGTTGCCACGCTGCACACCAGCAAGGGGGAGATCGTCATCGAACTGCTCGCTGACAAGGCTCCGATTACCGTTGACAACTTCCTTAATTACGCCAAATCCGGCTTTTACGACGGCACCATTTTCCACCGTGTGATGCGCCGATTTGTTGTTCAAGGTGGCGGCTTTACCGTCGATATGGTGGAAAAGCCCAATGGCGAACCTATCGTCAACGAATCCAAAGCCAGCGGCCTTCGCAATGACCGCTGGACCGTCGCGATGGCTCGCACCGACGATCCCAACAGTGCCCGTTCGCAGTTCTTCATCAACATGCGCATGAACCTCTCGCTGGATGCCCGCGCAGGACGCGACGGCTATGCGGTATTTGGCCGAGTCATCGAAGGCCAGCATGTTGCGAGAGATATCAGCAATGTCCGCACTCATCGCCTTGGCGACTACGACGACGTACCCGTTGAGAACGTATTACTGGAACGCGTGACCATCACTGAGGCAAAAGAGGCTGCCGCCGCACCATGA
- a CDS encoding glutamine--tRNA ligase/YqeY domain fusion protein: MSEHDVAGNNFLRTLIRKDIEAGRLTGELVTRFPPEPNGFLHIGHAKSICLNFGLAEQFEGRCHLRFDDTNPAKEEQAYIDAIQEDIRWLGYQWSGDVRYASDYFDTLYEYAEHLITAGKAYVCELDAEQMREYRGTLTEPGRNSPFRDRSAEENLDLFRRMRNGEFDEGAKVLRAKIDMASPNINLRDPIIYRIRKQHHHQTGDKWCIYPTYDFTHGQSDAIEGITHSICTLEFEDHRPLYEWFIANLPVPCEPKQYEFARLNINYTVTSKRKLKALVDEGVVAGWDDPRMPTIAGMRRRGFTPASLRHFCEMVGVARSEGIVDMAMLEHAIRDDLDKNAPRAMCVMEPLKLVITNYPEDKVEQLAAPGHPNRDDLGERVLPFTREVYIERDDFREEANKKFKRLVLGKKVRLRNAYVLLAEEVVKDADGNITEVHCSYDPDTLGEDPADGIKPKGVIHWVSASEGRQATVRCYDRLFNHEAPDRGGEEFMAHVNPQSLDVVENCWIEPGLADCVPESHFQFERTGYFVADRYEHSADKPVFNRTIALRDSWGKAEQN, encoded by the coding sequence ATGAGTGAGCACGACGTCGCCGGTAATAACTTCCTGCGTACCCTGATTCGAAAGGATATTGAGGCCGGGCGCCTCACGGGTGAGCTGGTTACCCGCTTTCCCCCGGAGCCCAATGGCTTTCTGCATATTGGACATGCCAAGTCCATCTGCTTGAATTTCGGTCTGGCCGAACAGTTTGAGGGGCGCTGCCATCTGCGCTTTGACGACACCAATCCGGCCAAGGAAGAGCAGGCGTATATCGACGCCATCCAAGAGGATATCCGTTGGCTGGGTTACCAATGGTCGGGCGATGTGCGCTATGCCTCGGATTATTTCGACACGCTCTACGAGTACGCGGAGCACTTGATCACCGCGGGCAAGGCCTATGTGTGCGAACTCGATGCCGAGCAGATGCGCGAGTATCGCGGCACGCTGACCGAGCCAGGCAGAAACAGTCCCTTCCGCGACCGCAGTGCGGAGGAAAACCTCGATCTTTTCCGCCGTATGCGGAACGGCGAATTTGACGAGGGCGCCAAGGTGTTGCGCGCCAAGATCGATATGGCCTCGCCCAATATCAATTTGCGCGACCCGATTATCTACCGTATTCGCAAACAGCATCATCACCAGACTGGCGATAAATGGTGTATTTATCCCACCTACGATTTTACCCACGGCCAGTCCGATGCGATTGAGGGTATTACCCACTCGATCTGTACGCTGGAGTTTGAGGATCACCGCCCACTGTACGAGTGGTTCATTGCCAATCTGCCAGTGCCCTGTGAGCCTAAGCAATACGAGTTTGCCCGGCTGAATATTAACTACACCGTCACCAGCAAGCGCAAGCTGAAAGCGCTGGTGGATGAAGGCGTGGTGGCGGGTTGGGATGACCCGCGTATGCCGACCATTGCCGGCATGCGTCGCCGTGGCTTCACCCCGGCGTCGCTGCGGCATTTCTGTGAAATGGTGGGTGTGGCGCGCAGTGAAGGTATTGTCGATATGGCGATGCTGGAGCATGCGATTCGCGATGATCTCGATAAAAATGCGCCCCGCGCGATGTGCGTGATGGAGCCGCTGAAACTGGTTATCACCAATTACCCCGAAGACAAGGTCGAGCAGCTGGCGGCGCCGGGGCACCCCAATCGCGATGATCTCGGCGAGCGCGTGCTGCCGTTTACCCGCGAGGTGTATATCGAGCGCGACGACTTCCGCGAAGAAGCCAATAAGAAGTTCAAGCGTTTGGTGCTGGGCAAGAAAGTACGCCTGCGCAATGCCTACGTGCTGCTGGCCGAAGAAGTGGTGAAAGACGCCGACGGCAACATCACGGAAGTGCACTGCAGCTACGATCCCGATACCCTGGGCGAAGACCCCGCCGACGGCATCAAGCCCAAGGGCGTTATTCACTGGGTATCCGCCAGTGAAGGGCGCCAGGCGACCGTGCGCTGCTATGACCGTCTGTTCAACCACGAAGCGCCGGATCGTGGCGGTGAGGAGTTTATGGCTCACGTTAATCCGCAGTCGCTGGATGTGGTAGAAAACTGCTGGATTGAGCCGGGTCTGGCAGATTGCGTGCCGGAAAGTCATTTCCAGTTTGAGCGCACCGGCTACTTCGTTGCCGACCGCTATGAGCATAGCGCTGACAAGCCGGTGTTTAATCGCACCATTGCCCTGCGAGACAGCTGGGGCAAAGCCGAGCAGAACTGA
- a CDS encoding VanZ family protein produces MQLKRWQKILVLSSYAAVIAALSLTPAKEMPTVDLWDKLQHFFAYFVFMVLAYPVADRLSHKLMLAIAVMAYSALMEFGQSLSPGRSPSGHDLVANSLGVIAALLALELIAALWRRYRRKR; encoded by the coding sequence ATGCAATTAAAACGCTGGCAGAAGATATTGGTTCTCAGCAGCTACGCGGCCGTCATTGCAGCGTTGTCGCTGACACCTGCCAAAGAAATGCCCACGGTTGATCTGTGGGACAAGCTACAGCACTTCTTCGCCTATTTTGTCTTTATGGTGCTGGCCTATCCGGTTGCCGACAGGCTCAGCCACAAGCTAATGCTGGCCATCGCGGTCATGGCATACAGCGCGCTGATGGAATTCGGGCAATCGCTATCACCGGGGCGCAGCCCATCGGGCCATGATCTAGTGGCTAACAGCCTTGGCGTTATTGCAGCACTGCTGGCATTGGAATTGATCGCCGCGCTATGGCGGCGATATCGTCGTAAGCGCTAA